A segment of the Zingiber officinale cultivar Zhangliang chromosome 8B, Zo_v1.1, whole genome shotgun sequence genome:
CTAAAAGCTTTAatcaacaaccaggtattgacttcattgatacttttagtccagtcatcAAAATTATGACTATCAGATTACCACTATCTATAACTGTTAGCTCCAATTGGTTGACACGACAATTAGATGTTTTTAATGCTTTCCTTCATGGGCACCTTGAAGAAactgtttatatggagcaaccacctgaaTTCATCCACCCACAACTTCcaacacatgtgtgtcaacttcaaaaatatatatatggtcttcgacaagtacctcgtgcatggtttcatcatctatctacctggcttcatacTCAGGAATTTTCTGGTTCAAAAACTAACTTTTCCCTATTCTACAAATATAATgaggaatttttaatatttattttgatttatgtggatgatatattaataattgGTAGTGATCAAAACGACATTACTACTTTGCTCCATCTTCTTTgtcaagagtttcctattcgAGATCTTGGCAATGCTTATTTTTTTCCTTGGCATAGAGTTTCTTTCACATTCTGAACAGTGTCTTCTCTCtcaaaataaatatattactAGACTTCTACAatgagctaaaatggatggtgcacgTCCTATCTCCATACCAATCATTGAAGGTGTTTTCActgcaccttcatcctcctcttcaatGTCTGACCCTCAGATCTACCGAAACATTGTTGGTGTCCTACAATATGTTACCATTACATGACCCGATATTGCTTTCGCTGTGAATCGTATCTATCAATTTATGCATACTCCTATCGAACACCATTGGTAAAGTGTTGagagaattcttcgatatctcaaagaCACTATTCTATATGgtcttttatatcgtcagtcatcatgagagttgattgcctacagtgatgcagattgggctgaaTCTCCCAAAGATAGatgttctactagtggatatgctacATTTCTTGGTCGAAATCTTGTTTCCtggctttcaaagaagcaacctacagCCTCTCGCTCAATTACTGAAGTTGAATATAAAATTATAGTTAATGCGATGTCAGAAATTATTTAGCTACAATCTCCTCTTTCTAAATTACACTTTTCTCCAACTGCTACGCATAAAatctggtgtgataatattggagcaattTATCTTACGACAAATCCCgtttttcatgctcgtaccaagcatgtagagattgattttcattttattcGTGAGCGTATGGTGACTTGATAATTTTCAGTTTCTTACATCTTTACAAAAAATCAAATTGCTAATATATTTACCAAGCCATTATTCAGACAACAtttcaccaagttagcactcaaactcaatGTTAAGACACTTTCGTTGAGTTTGTCAAGGGTAATGacgattgatcctgtccgaaatctGAGTCAGGCGAAGACCGGCTGAGATGTCgttggtgttgacggagaggcgactTGGACGTCCCTAGCTTATGTGCCTAAGAAAATGGGCCCCACGTGGGATTGACGGACGATGGTGATTAAACCGGTGGTACTTGGGTTCTGCCCACAGTCAAacaagcacacggaacgttagagaccagaaatcagggaaaaagttcctggcgcaggccctccgacgctcaagtcagatacttttttctcagaagaacaatgtacgaaagaaaaagaactgtagaagacaagtgcgaatgtgcgcATACCTCCTCAagagagaggacctccctttttatctGACCATGCGTACATCTGGAGCTTGATCGATGTCAGAGAATGTTGGGTGTCAGGGcctgtcgggtgatggaggacgcATGACGTCCTCTTATGGACTGAAAGAAAGTTCTACTCGCAGATGACAGCAGACCCTTGGAATATTTCCTGACATATGACGGTTATTTCctgacaagcggttacgattccttgacaTTATTATCGCCTAGTGCCTTCTGTCCCACCCGAGTTTATCTACGGGTCATTCGGGCTGACCTTTAGGGTGTGGTGCCTGGTCTGAGTCTTGATGAGGAAGACGAGCTATGACGAGGGTCCCATCTTTTACGCTTAGAGTACTGAAGGGCCGACTAGGAGTTGTCTTACTGAAAGTACCAGGTCTGTCTATGCAGATCAGGTTGAGGAAACCAGACCAGTCGGGGAAGGTCCGACCTTACTCCGGGCTACATCTCATGTCTCTGATTTGATATCCTGATATGTTAGTATCCGATCGGGAATTATGCGGCTGATGACGTCAGACGATCTAACTCTTTTTTTCCCTTAACTGCTGACTGTCACGTCCTTTGAATTTCTGATTGTCACgcccttttgacttttgattaCCATATCCATTTGACTTCTGACTACCTAGTCTTATCGGACCCCATCTTTATACACCGTATCAACgatatataatgaaaaataatctcaaattgatttcaattaattgatatttattatatttagcttcacaatatatgaatcaaataataaaaataatattccaaatctattatatttattattatacttataaattatatgtcatatttaatttttccattattatttaaatatcaattaaataattattctttattttattttgttttttcatCTATTAATTTCAACAGATGACCTACTCCATGGACACTACAACAAGCTGCTGCTAGCTGTGATCTTCCCTCACTGGCATAAGAGAGATGGGAGATCACATCATTAGCCTCACAAGCCACACTTAATTCCACATTCACAGAGATCCACCATGATCAGCGCAACTAGAGCATCGGTGATAAGTAGGCGCGCACACGCTTCCGCTGCTCTCACTCAGCGCTTTGCATAGCCATGTTCGATTCCTCTTACAGCGACAGTTGCCTCCACCCGCTCTTCTTCTCCGCCACAGCGGCGACCATGGCGGTGCCGGCGTACCCTGCTACTCCTCCTCCTCATGGACTTCCTCGATCATATCTCCAGAGGAGGAGCAGCTCCCACTCGCTTCCCTTCCACCACCACCACGTCCTCAACTCTAACGCCAGCCCCCCCATGAGGCGGGTCCTCAGCGCCGGCGACCTCCAGGTCGTTCGTCGACAGATTTCTCCTCCCGTACCTACCAAACTCCCATTTAGAATCGTTCCCCGCATTCAAAATTGAATCTTTTTTTGTTGCTCCGTGGATACTATCGCAGGGGATGATGAGTTGTCCCAACGCTAATCATCGCGTCGGGCGATACAGCGCCGAGGAGAGGAAGGAAAGGATCGAGAGGTATCGGAGCAAGCGAAATCAAAGGAACTTCCGCAGGAAGATCACTGtaactattatttttttccattttaaaTTGATCGATCCTGATTGAAGAAGAATTCTGATGAGTCGATGCCATTCACATCCCCCTCTGCTTTCTAAGTACGCGTGCAGGAAGACGTTGGCCGACAGCCGGCCGCGAGTGAGAGGTCGGTTCAAAAGGAACGGGGAGATGGAAACGGAGACGGAGATGGAGGCAGCGAATGGGAACAACTTCGAGTTCTACAGCTACGACAACGCTGAGCATAAGCAGAGCAAGAGCCGTAAGGTGGAGGTGGACTGGAGGAGCCAGTTGCAGGCGGCGCTGGCTGAGGAGGACCAAACGGGGAGCTGCTACGACGAGGAGCTCCTTGCCGGCTTCGCCGACGCATTCTCCATCAATATTTTCTCCTAAATACCAAGGGAAGTTAGTTTACTGACGATGGAGAGAGATGGAAGGTTAGTAGTGTCGCTGCAGGAGCAGTGTAGTTTCTGTATTTTAATTttcagttttttaaaaataatatatatttttaa
Coding sequences within it:
- the LOC122016442 gene encoding two-component response regulator-like APRR1 produces the protein MFDSSYSDSCLHPLFFSATAATMAVPAYPATPPPHGLPRSYLQRRSSSHSLPFHHHHVLNSNASPPMRRVLSAGDLQGMMSCPNANHRVGRYSAEERKERIERYRSKRNQRNFRRKITYACRKTLADSRPRVRGRFKRNGEMETETEMEAANGNNFEFYSYDNAEHKQSKSRKVEVDWRSQLQAALAEEDQTGSCYDEELLAGFADAFSINIFS